ATCATACCGTTCATGGTGCAGGTTCTGACGTTCCAGATGTTCGTACAGTTGTGCATTTACACGGTGCACGAGTTCGTCCGGAAAGTGATGGATACCCAGATGCATGGTTCACTAAAGATTTCCATCAAGTAGGTCCGTTCTTCACTACAGAAACTTATGAGTATCCAAACAACATGGAAAGTACAATGCTTTGGTATCATGATCACGCGATCGGGATTACAAGATTAAATATCTATGCAGGACTAGCCGGGTTATATGTGATAAGAGACAAAAATGAGGAAAAGCTCAATATTCCAAAAGGTGAGTATGAGATTCCTTTACTCATACAGGATCGTTCATTTAATCCTGATGGGACACTGTATTATCCAGCAAAACCAGACGATGAAAAGACAACAATTTACCCTTCGGTTGTTCCAGAGTTTTTTGGCGAAACCATCCTAGTCAATGGAATGGTTTGGCCCTATTTACAAGTTGAACCCAGAAAATATCGTTTGCGATTTGTGAATGGATCTAACTCAAGGTTTTACAGGGTATCACTCAGCACCAATCAATCTTTCTATCAAATTGGCACAGACGGTGGCTTCATTGAACATCCGGTTGAAGTCAAAGATTTCTTACTTTCACCAGGTGAAAGGATAGATGTGATTGTTGACTTTTCTACCTTTAAAGACAAAACCATAATAATGGAAAATCGAGCTCCTACCCCTTTTCCGGATGGTCGCAGTCCAGACCCTAACACGACTGGTCGGATAATGGCATTCAAGGTTACAAAACGTCTGAAACAAAAAGACTTAACCATCATTCCATATCAATTAAACA
This Pseudalkalibacillus berkeleyi DNA region includes the following protein-coding sequences:
- a CDS encoding multicopper oxidase family protein; amino-acid sequence: MKLTPFINALPLPKVLKPLFIKNGIAYYEVKMKQVYQKLHKELPETVVWGYQGTFPGPTIEVRKNDAIFVKWINKLPQQSILPLDHTVHGAGSDVPDVRTVVHLHGARVRPESDGYPDAWFTKDFHQVGPFFTTETYEYPNNMESTMLWYHDHAIGITRLNIYAGLAGLYVIRDKNEEKLNIPKGEYEIPLLIQDRSFNPDGTLYYPAKPDDEKTTIYPSVVPEFFGETILVNGMVWPYLQVEPRKYRLRFVNGSNSRFYRVSLSTNQSFYQIGTDGGFIEHPVEVKDFLLSPGERIDVIVDFSTFKDKTIIMENRAPTPFPDGRSPDPNTTGRIMAFKVTKRLKQKDLTIIPYQLNKIKFYKENQSSRTRYLSLIHTKDQYSRPLMLLDDLRWDDPITENPKLGSIEIWSLINISDDTHPIHLHLIQFQILDRQPFDVEHFNETGEIKYSGEKRGPEITESGWKDIANSHPGEVTRIIGKFKPYTGRYVWHCHMLEHEDQEMMRPYEVIQRDRFFKRLFRKIRKKE